A stretch of Chanodichthys erythropterus isolate Z2021 chromosome 20, ASM2448905v1, whole genome shotgun sequence DNA encodes these proteins:
- the ndnl2 gene encoding necdin-like 2 gives MSQRKKAVSASQNKTQRRSQLLLNEGDEDATFSQITSSQVQRARENFTSDQIDRKVAEVVQFILIKDQKKIPIRRADIGKHVIKDYKHIYTDIINRVCRTFEQVFGLKLVETDPKNHIYILINKLEPIHGEPVSMRPENPKKGLLFVILSVIFMKGGVIKENLVWNTLKKLRVDPGEKHDEFGDIKKVVTDEFVRQKYLEYVKIPHTEPVEYEFRWGLRAEKEVSKLKILEFVGELFEQDPQSWTQQFREASTAGTSSQRTS, from the exons ATGTCTCAGAGGAAGAAAGCGGTTTCAGCTTCTCAGAATAAAACTCAGAGA CGCTCTCAGTTATTGCTGAATGAGGGTGATGAGGATGCAACCTTCAGCCAGATAACATCATCACAGGTCCAGAGAGCTCGAGAGAACTTCACATCTGATCAGATAGACCGCAAG GTGGCAGAGGTGGTCCAATTCATCTTGAttaaagaccaaaaaaaaatacCCATTCGAAGAGCAG ATATTGGCAAACATGTGATCAAGGATTACAAACACATCTATACAGATATCATCAACAGAGTTTGCCGTACATTTGAGCAG GTGTTTGGATTAAAGCTGGTGGAGACTGATcccaaaaatcacatttatatcCTGATCAATAAGCTGGAGCCCATTCATGGAGAGCCTGTGAGCAT GCGTCCTGAAAACCCAAAGAAGGGTCTGCTATTTGTCATTCTCAGTGTCATCTTCATGAAGGGTGGTGTCATTAAAGAGA ATCTGGTGTGGAATACACTCAAGAAGCTGCGGGTGGATCCAGG GGAGAAACATGACGAGTTTGGTGATATAAAGAAGGTGGTCACAGATGAGTTTGTACGGCAGAA ATATTTGGAGTATGTGAAGATTCCTCACACAGAGCCGGTGGAATATGAATTCCGCTGGGGTCTGCGGGCAGAGAAGGAGGTGTCCAAACTCAAGATACTGGAGTTTGTTGGAGAG CTTTTTGAGCAGGATCCTCAGAGCTGGACACAGCAGTTCAGAGAGGCCAGTACTGCTGGTACCAGCAGCCAGAGGACATCATAA